In the genome of Massilibacillus massiliensis, one region contains:
- a CDS encoding PTS system mannose/fructose/sorbose family transporter subunit IID, with translation MKKLSTKTLNKSFLSWFYGNLTCFSQEHMQTFGYLCAMFPVVDELYDTKEQKKLAMQTYTAFFNTEPQIGALVVGMTAGLEEAKANGQPIDSEAINGIRAGLMGPLAGIGDSMIVGTLIPVLLGIGLGLSTGGSPLGAIFYIVVWNLLMWFGMRFAYFKGYDLGGKAVELLVGEQAQAIRDSIIMIGTIVIGAVAASWINIHTALVLPGGGELQKTLDGIYPKMLSGLAVVFCWWLMTKKNISPTMVMLLLVVIAFVGVLTGFFDPGLSY, from the coding sequence ATGAAAAAACTATCAACTAAAACCTTGAATAAATCGTTTTTATCGTGGTTCTATGGAAATTTAACCTGTTTTTCTCAGGAACATATGCAAACGTTTGGCTATTTGTGTGCAATGTTTCCGGTTGTCGATGAACTTTATGATACAAAGGAACAGAAGAAGTTAGCGATGCAGACGTATACGGCTTTTTTCAATACAGAACCGCAAATTGGTGCTTTGGTTGTCGGGATGACTGCAGGCCTTGAGGAGGCAAAAGCCAACGGACAGCCAATTGACAGTGAAGCGATCAACGGTATTCGTGCAGGGCTTATGGGGCCGCTGGCGGGGATTGGCGATTCGATGATTGTTGGTACACTGATTCCGGTCTTGCTTGGTATCGGGTTGGGCTTATCCACTGGTGGAAGTCCATTGGGAGCGATTTTTTATATCGTCGTCTGGAATCTTTTGATGTGGTTTGGTATGCGTTTTGCTTACTTTAAAGGGTATGATCTTGGCGGTAAAGCGGTGGAACTGCTTGTCGGTGAGCAAGCGCAGGCGATTCGGGATTCGATCATTATGATTGGTACGATTGTCATCGGTGCAGTGGCAGCTTCTTGGATTAACATTCATACGGCACTGGTTTTACCGGGCGGCGGGGAGCTGCAAAAGACTTTAGATGGAATTTATCCTAAAATGCTTTCTGGGCTGGCAGTGGTGTTTTGTTGGTGGCTCATGACGAAGAAAAATATTTCGCCAACGATGGTGATGCTGTTATTGGTTGTGATTGCTTTCGTTGGTGTTCTAACCGGGTTCTTTGATCCTGGATTATCGTACTAG
- a CDS encoding PTS system mannose/fructose/N-acetylgalactosamine-transporter subunit IIB: MSITFVRVDDRMIHGQTCTRWALEYPCDGLIAVNDVAATNPILKAAYKNASEKKTFVWTMEEWQKKCQKVMESDTQYFLITKDPIDMKKILVDQKFNPGIQTIIIGPCNDRPGTQQLGNNQAITQDEADALEAIMQAGYEIEFALIKEKAIGNWKKFRSRFGFN; encoded by the coding sequence ATGTCAATTACATTTGTTCGCGTGGATGATCGTATGATACATGGGCAAACTTGCACGCGCTGGGCGCTGGAGTATCCTTGTGATGGGCTCATTGCTGTCAATGATGTTGCAGCGACGAATCCAATCTTAAAGGCGGCGTATAAAAATGCCTCGGAAAAAAAGACGTTTGTTTGGACAATGGAAGAATGGCAGAAAAAATGCCAAAAAGTCATGGAAAGTGATACACAGTATTTTTTAATTACAAAAGATCCAATTGATATGAAAAAAATTTTAGTGGATCAAAAATTTAATCCAGGAATTCAAACGATTATTATAGGGCCCTGCAACGATCGTCCGGGAACACAGCAACTGGGTAATAATCAGGCAATCACACAAGACGAAGCAGATGCATTGGAAGCGATTATGCAAGCGGGGTATGAGATCGAATTTGCCTTGATTAAGGAAAAGGCGATTGGCAATTGGAAGAAGTTCCGCAGTAGATTTGGTTTTAATTAA
- a CDS encoding PTS sugar transporter subunit IIA, whose protein sequence is MFYLILVSHGDFAQGLQSALEMIVGKRENVLAVGLKEELGAERYAAAVEKLIAPITAQDRIILLGDILGGSPLTTAMKVLADKGLFMQTRAFGGMNLPMALMAALSGENTSPDELGKMLLGEARNAVQEFAIEIAEDEEI, encoded by the coding sequence ATGTTTTATTTGATTTTAGTGAGTCATGGGGACTTTGCACAGGGGTTGCAAAGTGCTTTAGAGATGATCGTAGGTAAACGTGAAAATGTTTTAGCGGTTGGGTTGAAAGAAGAATTAGGCGCAGAACGGTATGCCGCTGCTGTTGAAAAATTAATTGCACCGATTACAGCGCAAGACCGCATCATCCTTTTAGGGGATATTTTGGGTGGTTCTCCATTAACGACCGCAATGAAGGTATTAGCAGATAAAGGCCTGTTCATGCAGACGCGAGCATTTGGGGGAATGAATTTGCCGATGGCCTTGATGGCAGCTCTCAGCGGTGAAAATACATCGCCCGATGAATTGGGAAAAATGCTGCTGGGTGAAGCACGGAATGCCGTGCAGGAGTTTGCAATTGAGATTGCAGAGGATGAGGAAATTTGA
- a CDS encoding TetR/AcrR family transcriptional regulator, translating to MKQKNSRKEKAAATKKIIFETAVQLIKSKGYYNITVSEICKTAKIAKGSFYLYYNAKEDIVRESYYADMGEYIQEHYNAFTSACPTSSRIERIIYFLNLECAFAEYTGYELTCLAYALNLNACLPGPSEHTEKRFFSKILYDEIAQSPTKSVFSCDEIYCYLESMIRGLMATWCFSNQSFSIVSYGKKYIDHAVYSIYQT from the coding sequence ATGAAACAAAAAAATAGTCGAAAAGAAAAAGCTGCTGCAACAAAAAAGATAATTTTTGAAACAGCAGTACAACTGATTAAAAGTAAAGGTTATTACAATATTACCGTGAGCGAAATCTGCAAAACTGCCAAAATAGCAAAAGGGTCTTTTTATCTCTATTACAATGCCAAAGAAGATATCGTAAGAGAAAGCTACTATGCTGATATGGGCGAATACATACAAGAACATTACAATGCATTCACATCTGCATGTCCAACTAGTTCCAGGATTGAACGTATTATCTATTTCTTAAATTTAGAATGCGCATTTGCTGAATACACCGGCTATGAACTTACTTGTTTAGCATACGCGTTAAATCTAAACGCCTGCTTGCCTGGCCCATCAGAACATACTGAAAAAAGATTTTTCAGTAAAATTTTATATGACGAAATCGCCCAAAGTCCGACCAAGTCCGTGTTTTCATGTGATGAAATTTACTGCTATTTGGAGAGCATGATACGAGGTTTGATGGCAACCTGGTGCTTTTCTAATCAATCCTTCAGCATCGTTTCATATGGTAAAAAATATATCGATCATGCAGTTTACAGTATATATCAAACTTGA
- the hypE gene encoding hydrogenase expression/formation protein HypE, with the protein MEQERIKMEHGSGGKLSKELMEKVILPAYGNPVLNEMHDGASVTTAGKKIAFTTDSYVVKPLFFSGGDIGKLAVCGTVNDLAMSGAVPRYLSVGMILEEGFPIADLRKIVESMCKAAKEAGVMIVTGDTKVVNKGAGDGIYINTAGIGDIIEGTNISPKQVQPGQDIILSGYLGDHATAIMSGRHELVLPSSIQSDCAPLNGLVKEMLTVVPQIAVLRDPTRGGVAATLNEIAEQSGTGILLEEEAIPVRPEVEAVCEILGFDPLYLANEGKLVAFVDAKYSRELLDMMHAHPYGQDARIIGKVTADAAGQVGMRTSIGGIRIVDMPIGGPIPRIC; encoded by the coding sequence ATGGAACAGGAAAGAATTAAAATGGAACATGGCAGCGGTGGAAAATTGAGCAAGGAGCTTATGGAAAAGGTGATTTTGCCGGCGTACGGCAATCCTGTACTCAATGAAATGCACGATGGTGCCTCCGTTACCACAGCAGGTAAAAAAATTGCGTTTACAACCGATTCTTATGTAGTTAAGCCGTTATTTTTTTCCGGTGGTGATATCGGCAAGCTGGCAGTATGCGGAACGGTTAATGATTTAGCGATGTCCGGTGCAGTACCGCGTTATTTGTCTGTAGGTATGATTTTAGAAGAAGGTTTCCCGATTGCTGATTTACGCAAGATTGTTGAAAGTATGTGTAAAGCTGCGAAAGAAGCAGGTGTTATGATCGTTACGGGTGATACAAAAGTGGTGAATAAAGGTGCCGGAGACGGCATTTATATCAATACGGCTGGCATTGGCGATATCATAGAAGGCACCAATATTTCACCGAAACAAGTACAGCCAGGGCAGGATATTATTCTTAGCGGGTACCTTGGCGATCATGCGACTGCGATTATGTCAGGCCGTCATGAACTGGTTTTACCATCCTCCATTCAAAGTGATTGTGCACCACTGAATGGACTGGTGAAGGAAATGCTGACGGTTGTACCGCAAATTGCTGTTTTGCGTGATCCAACGCGCGGTGGTGTAGCGGCAACCCTCAATGAGATTGCAGAGCAATCGGGAACAGGAATTTTGCTCGAAGAAGAAGCGATTCCTGTTCGACCGGAAGTTGAAGCGGTTTGCGAAATTTTAGGATTTGATCCGCTTTATTTGGCCAATGAAGGGAAACTTGTCGCTTTTGTTGATGCGAAATACAGTAGAGAGTTGCTGGATATGATGCATGCGCATCCGTATGGGCAAGATGCACGTATCATTGGCAAAGTAACTGCCGATGCAGCCGGTCAAGTCGGTATGCGCACCAGTATCGGAGGAATCCGCATCGTTGATATGCCAATCGGTGGACCAATCCCTAGGATTTGTTAA
- a CDS encoding sensor histidine kinase, with product MMQLRRRLTVSVLHDVLYLFNGMVIVLLAGFMYVTQNKIVQSMTARPFIDSLSAVPWPAQQIFSLAIVFFLCLFGLSSIYRGGKIQNFALKYSLIGLEVFFCILVMRSINMAYDGVVLLVVADLVQGYEGKRQRVILLAAMLGLYLIANYNLAALQMKIVPIEAYFSYYTLAVQGMLKTVCNIFTSLNLVIFVLYMTMLMQNQQQEKERIKSLNTQLNVANDQLRSYAIEAERMAETRERNRLAREIHDTLGHALTGITAGIDACLATIDAAPEFTKSQLQKIRETAKHGITDIRRSVKKLRPDVLERLSLPEALHQMVDEFSASTGMCILWIQEEWPKVSREDEEEVIYRIVQEGLTNANRHGKATKVKISVRMKMDGLEIVLQDNGSGCSQITPGFGLRHMQERIALFKGSLLYLSQNGFMIKAVIPIGGRYDDKSNDR from the coding sequence ATGATGCAGCTTCGCCGCAGATTGACCGTATCGGTATTGCATGATGTACTGTATCTTTTTAATGGTATGGTCATTGTTCTTTTGGCAGGTTTTATGTATGTGACACAGAATAAAATTGTACAATCTATGACGGCACGTCCGTTTATAGATTCTCTTTCGGCTGTTCCATGGCCGGCACAACAGATTTTTTCACTGGCAATTGTATTTTTTTTATGTTTATTTGGCTTGAGCTCTATTTATCGAGGCGGGAAGATACAAAATTTTGCCTTGAAGTATAGCCTGATTGGGCTGGAAGTTTTCTTTTGTATTTTGGTCATGCGCAGCATTAATATGGCGTATGACGGCGTTGTTTTGCTGGTTGTAGCGGATTTGGTGCAGGGCTATGAGGGCAAAAGACAGCGGGTTATATTACTGGCGGCAATGCTCGGACTTTATCTGATTGCAAATTATAATCTTGCTGCTTTGCAAATGAAGATTGTTCCGATTGAAGCGTATTTTTCTTATTATACGCTGGCGGTGCAAGGCATGCTAAAAACGGTGTGCAATATATTTACTTCGCTTAATTTGGTGATTTTTGTGCTTTATATGACGATGCTCATGCAAAACCAGCAACAAGAAAAAGAACGAATAAAGTCTTTAAATACACAGTTGAATGTTGCAAATGATCAGCTTAGATCTTATGCAATTGAGGCAGAACGTATGGCGGAAACGCGAGAACGAAATCGCTTGGCACGGGAAATTCACGATACACTGGGACATGCGCTTACGGGTATTACGGCGGGCATTGATGCTTGTCTTGCAACCATAGATGCCGCTCCGGAATTTACGAAGTCGCAGTTGCAGAAAATCAGAGAGACGGCAAAGCATGGAATCACAGATATCCGACGTTCTGTAAAAAAGTTGCGTCCGGATGTATTGGAAAGGCTTTCGCTGCCGGAAGCACTGCACCAAATGGTCGATGAGTTTTCGGCTTCAACCGGGATGTGCATCCTATGGATACAAGAAGAATGGCCAAAGGTTTCGCGTGAAGATGAAGAAGAAGTGATATATCGTATTGTACAGGAAGGGCTGACCAACGCAAATCGGCATGGGAAAGCGACAAAAGTTAAAATTTCTGTACGAATGAAGATGGATGGATTAGAAATTGTCCTGCAGGATAATGGCAGTGGGTGCAGTCAAATTACGCCGGGGTTCGGTCTTCGTCATATGCAGGAGCGGATTGCTTTATTTAAGGGTAGCCTGCTTTATCTAAGTCAAAATGGTTTTATGATCAAAGCAGTGATTCCTATAGGAGGACGATATGATGATAAAAGTAATGATCGCTGA
- a CDS encoding sugar ABC transporter substrate-binding protein, translating into MKKTYRCVLSGIAVFLCSMFLFLQIHKMIETDYSLRQNEHRLKFGAVYMTLNNPFYEVVDEEIRAVVENHGDLLLTRDPALNMERQMDEIEELLHSGIEVLFLNAVDWKEIGPALTMAKQAGVPVVVIDTNVEDDTLVACTVVSDNYMAGVECAQHLVSHSAGGNIVLLLHSEAKSAVDRIQGFQDTIAKYPAFQIIDSAECKGQLELAMPVMEELLQKHEKIDIVMSLNDPAAMGAMAALKNAGKLKQVMVYGVDGAPETKDMIVQGHMTATAAQSPRLIGRLAAAKAYEILAGANKERLIKLPTRLLTKENVASEILEGWDG; encoded by the coding sequence ATGAAGAAGACCTATCGATGCGTGTTAAGTGGGATTGCCGTTTTTTTATGCAGTATGTTTCTTTTTTTACAAATACACAAGATGATTGAAACGGATTATTCATTGCGACAAAATGAGCATCGACTTAAATTTGGTGCAGTTTATATGACGTTGAATAATCCTTTTTATGAAGTTGTGGATGAAGAAATCCGCGCAGTTGTAGAGAATCATGGTGATCTTTTACTGACGCGGGATCCGGCGCTGAATATGGAGCGTCAAATGGACGAGATTGAGGAACTTCTTCATAGTGGTATAGAGGTTTTATTTCTAAATGCGGTGGATTGGAAAGAGATTGGTCCGGCACTTACAATGGCAAAGCAGGCGGGGGTTCCTGTTGTGGTGATTGATACCAATGTTGAAGATGATACGTTGGTAGCTTGTACGGTAGTTTCAGATAATTATATGGCAGGCGTAGAATGTGCACAGCACTTGGTGTCTCACTCTGCAGGCGGAAATATTGTTTTATTGCTGCATTCAGAAGCAAAATCAGCAGTTGACCGTATCCAAGGTTTTCAAGATACCATTGCAAAGTATCCTGCATTTCAGATCATTGACAGCGCGGAGTGTAAAGGGCAGTTAGAGCTGGCGATGCCGGTGATGGAGGAGCTTTTGCAAAAGCATGAGAAGATTGATATTGTTATGTCACTCAATGATCCGGCGGCAATGGGGGCGATGGCTGCGCTCAAAAATGCGGGGAAATTAAAGCAGGTTATGGTATATGGTGTGGATGGTGCACCGGAAACAAAGGACATGATTGTGCAGGGACATATGACAGCAACCGCAGCGCAGTCTCCGCGCCTCATTGGTCGATTAGCAGCAGCCAAAGCGTATGAAATCTTAGCAGGGGCAAATAAAGAAAGATTGATTAAGCTGCCGACACGTCTTTTGACAAAGGAAAATGTAGCGAGTGAAATACTGGAGGGATGGGACGGATGA
- a CDS encoding PTS mannose/fructose/sorbose/N-acetylgalactosamine transporter subunit IIC, which yields MEIHVIQAALLGLCACLSSMPGLGGTTFGNYTLGRPLVAGLIVGLILGDVQSGIIIGAAIQVIYIALVTPGGTVSADVRAVSYIGIPLAICAVKGMGLDSASPQAQAMAAALGAAVGTLGTVLFYGTATMNLIWQHIGWKAVEKGDFGKLYLVDMGLPWISHLVFSFLPTFIITLSGAGMVDVMKAYLPMDGIAMKTLFTVGSLLPAVGVAILLKQVVKKVLDFITFFFGFTLAACLGLNLIASAIIGTFFAIVNYKISMLQTKRVAAGAAVSDDDDEEDI from the coding sequence ATGGAAATTCATGTAATACAAGCAGCTTTGCTGGGACTTTGTGCATGCCTGTCAAGTATGCCGGGCTTGGGTGGTACGACTTTTGGAAATTATACGCTGGGGCGTCCTTTAGTAGCTGGTCTGATCGTAGGTCTTATTTTAGGTGATGTGCAATCCGGTATTATTATCGGAGCTGCGATTCAGGTCATTTATATCGCATTGGTAACCCCCGGAGGTACTGTGTCCGCAGACGTACGTGCGGTCAGTTATATTGGAATTCCCTTGGCGATTTGTGCCGTAAAGGGAATGGGGCTTGATTCGGCTTCGCCGCAGGCACAAGCGATGGCTGCAGCACTCGGAGCAGCCGTTGGTACCTTGGGGACGGTACTCTTTTATGGAACTGCAACCATGAATCTAATCTGGCAGCATATCGGTTGGAAAGCAGTAGAAAAAGGCGATTTTGGTAAATTATATCTTGTAGATATGGGGTTGCCGTGGATTTCTCACTTGGTTTTTTCTTTCTTGCCGACTTTTATTATCACGCTGTCAGGTGCCGGTATGGTAGATGTGATGAAAGCGTATCTGCCGATGGATGGGATTGCGATGAAGACTTTGTTTACGGTAGGCAGTCTGCTTCCGGCAGTTGGGGTTGCAATTCTTCTAAAACAGGTTGTAAAAAAAGTACTGGATTTTATTACATTCTTTTTTGGTTTTACCTTGGCAGCCTGCTTGGGTTTAAATCTGATTGCTTCAGCGATTATCGGAACCTTTTTCGCTATTGTCAATTATAAAATTAGTATGCTGCAGACGAAGCGTGTCGCTGCAGGGGCTGCGGTTTCCGATGACGATGATGAGGAGGATATTTAA
- a CDS encoding YciI family protein: MFILNLTYRKPLAEVEQFLSDHIRFLDQYYQRNVFICSGRKVPRTGGIILCNCKDKDEAETIIQNDPFYREKIAKYEIVEFVPSKASDLFNCALL, encoded by the coding sequence ATGTTTATTCTTAATTTAACGTATAGGAAACCCCTTGCCGAAGTTGAGCAATTCTTGTCTGATCATATTCGGTTTTTGGATCAATATTATCAAAGGAATGTATTTATCTGCTCGGGGCGTAAAGTTCCGCGGACAGGCGGCATTATTCTTTGCAATTGTAAAGATAAAGACGAAGCAGAGACAATTATACAAAATGATCCATTTTACAGAGAAAAAATTGCCAAATATGAAATTGTGGAATTTGTTCCATCGAAAGCATCGGATCTGTTTAATTGCGCTTTGCTTTGA